The following are encoded in a window of Streptomyces antimycoticus genomic DNA:
- a CDS encoding Lsr2 family DNA-binding protein encodes MRTWARANGHQVADRGTPAKVVLDAYDATRSAANLTEAG; translated from the coding sequence ATCCGGACCTGGGCCCGGGCCAACGGCCACCAAGTCGCCGACCGGGGCACCCCGGCCAAGGTCGTCCTGGACGCCTACGACGCCACCCGCTCCGCCGCCAACCTGACCGAGGCGGGCTGA